From the Salinigranum rubrum genome, the window ACGCCGGGGACATGTTCGAATGGCTGACCGAACACCTACGGGGACAGAACTTCCAGTGGCAGACCGAACCGGATCGGACGATGTACGCCGCTGGACGTATCTTTCACGACGGCGAGCAGATTACGGACGATTTGTACACAGCCGCCGAGGCAGCCGGCGTCGACGTTGTCTACGAGGCCGAAGCTCGCGAATTGATTCAGGAGGGGACACGTGACGTGCGCGGAGTCCGGGCCATGGTCGCGGACGCGTGGACCCGATTCGAGGTCGATGCTGTCGTGCTGGCCTGCGGGGCTTACGAATCAAGCCCTGAAAAGCGGGTTAGATACTACGGCGGCCCCTACGACGACATCACCGTTCGAGGCTCGAAATATAACACGGGCGAAGCGCTGGAAATGGCGATGGACGCCGGCGCGAAATCCGCTGGGCAGTGGAGCGGCGCTCACATGACGGTCATCGACGCCGGATCCCCGAAAGTTGAGGGAGGACAAACCCTTGTCAGCGGCTACCAGTACGGGATGATCGTCAACCACGAAGGGGAACGCTTCCTCAACGAAGGTGAGGATACCCGTGCACACACGTATGCAAAGTTCGGCCGTAAGGTCTTCCAGCAGTCCTACCACGAGGCATTCGTCATCCAAGATGCGACTACGAACGAGCATGTGCTTCACACCGGCCCGACGGAACCGATCACTGCCGACTCTATCGAGGAACTCGTCGCGCGACTCGACATCGAAAACCACGAGCGTGCAATCGAGACGTTCCACGAGTACAACGCTGCCTGCAACCCCGACGGGGAGTTCAAACCGAAGGTCCTTGACGGGAATGAAGCTGAAGGAATCGAGCCACCAAAGTCGAACTGGGCAATCCCGCTCAACGACACACCACTCATTGGCTATCCAGTCACCGGCGGGATTACCTTCTCGTTCGGCGGAGTTGCCCAAACGACCGATGCCGAGGTGCTCGACACTGGCCTCAACACGATTCCCGGCTTGTTCGCCGCTGGCAACGCAACGGGCGGGCTCTTTTACAACAATTATCCCGGCGGGACCGGTCTGACGAAGGCCGCCGTCTACGGAAGCATCGCAGGCGAAAACGCCGCTAAGCACGCAACGGAGTAACGCGCTCGACGCTACATTTCTCGCTATCTGCTCACGGGCTACATCTTGACTACAGCGGCGACAGTAGATCCGTCAGAACCGTAGTTCTCTCGGCGATAGATTCATATCGATCCCCACTGATTTCGAGATGATACAGCATGTCAGAAGTCTTCAATGGAGTTATCGCCCCAGTCGTCACTCCGTTTGACAGCCAGGGTGAACTCGCCGTCGAGACGATCGCAGATAGTGTCGAGTT encodes:
- the tcuA gene encoding FAD-dependent tricarballylate dehydrogenase TcuA — encoded protein: MTEATEKADTIVDEYDVAIVGGGMAGLTAGIAAAETGAATVVLEKSPEDLRGGHLRYTETFRIPTADIESDLDFHIPDYSPSDFYQDIMHVTDGHADPDLAQTLVNNAGDMFEWLTEHLRGQNFQWQTEPDRTMYAAGRIFHDGEQITDDLYTAAEAAGVDVVYEAEARELIQEGTRDVRGVRAMVADAWTRFEVDAVVLACGAYESSPEKRVRYYGGPYDDITVRGSKYNTGEALEMAMDAGAKSAGQWSGAHMTVIDAGSPKVEGGQTLVSGYQYGMIVNHEGERFLNEGEDTRAHTYAKFGRKVFQQSYHEAFVIQDATTNEHVLHTGPTEPITADSIEELVARLDIENHERAIETFHEYNAACNPDGEFKPKVLDGNEAEGIEPPKSNWAIPLNDTPLIGYPVTGGITFSFGGVAQTTDAEVLDTGLNTIPGLFAAGNATGGLFYNNYPGGTGLTKAAVYGSIAGENAAKHATE